One segment of Paenibacillus sp. FSL R7-0337 DNA contains the following:
- a CDS encoding YlzJ-like family protein, which produces MTFYTILPMEQVFEGALSYATPVQEMTIQGMLMQVELLDGGQAKVVRLLQCPLDKYLDAAFSPGAIVQLDR; this is translated from the coding sequence ATGACTTTTTATACCATTCTGCCAATGGAGCAGGTGTTCGAGGGGGCGCTCAGTTATGCCACTCCCGTGCAGGAGATGACTATTCAGGGCATGCTGATGCAGGTTGAACTGCTGGATGGAGGCCAGGCGAAGGTGGTCCGGCTGCTGCAGTGTCCGCTGGATAAATATCTGGATGCGGCCTTCTCCCCGGGTGCTATCGTTCAACTGGACCGCTAA
- the dapA gene encoding 4-hydroxy-tetrahydrodipicolinate synthase has translation MDFGRLITAMVTPFDGEGEINWEATSRLVDVLIEEQKSAALVVCGTTGESPTLTDKEKLKLFSFVKQQAGGRCKIIAGTGSNSTRHSIELTKEAEKIGVDGVLLVVPYYNKPNQEGLYQHFSTIAAATSLPCILYNVPGRTTVSMSVATTLRLAEIPNIVATKECASVDQITWIASACPEDFHVYTGDDSAGLATLAVGGHGIISVASHVVGAQMSEMIEAFNSGDVRRAGELHRQLFPVFKGLFECPQPLPNPSAVKYALGLRGMDVGSVRLPLVSPTEEEGAFIAALLRQDSPGMDK, from the coding sequence GTGGATTTCGGAAGACTGATCACCGCAATGGTAACCCCGTTTGACGGGGAAGGAGAAATCAACTGGGAAGCAACTTCAAGGCTGGTCGATGTTCTGATCGAGGAACAAAAGTCTGCTGCGCTCGTAGTCTGCGGAACCACCGGCGAATCGCCGACCTTAACCGATAAGGAGAAGCTGAAGCTGTTCTCCTTCGTGAAGCAGCAGGCAGGCGGACGCTGTAAAATTATTGCCGGTACCGGCAGCAACAGCACCAGACATTCCATAGAGCTCACTAAGGAAGCCGAGAAAATCGGCGTGGACGGTGTGCTTCTGGTCGTCCCTTATTACAATAAACCGAATCAGGAAGGGCTCTATCAGCATTTCTCTACAATTGCTGCCGCGACTTCGCTGCCCTGCATCTTGTACAATGTGCCGGGACGAACGACAGTAAGCATGAGTGTAGCTACCACCCTGCGTCTGGCGGAGATTCCTAATATTGTGGCCACGAAGGAATGTGCTTCGGTAGACCAGATTACTTGGATTGCCTCAGCTTGTCCTGAAGACTTCCATGTCTACACCGGTGATGATTCCGCCGGCCTCGCGACGCTTGCTGTGGGGGGCCACGGTATCATCAGTGTGGCCAGCCATGTTGTGGGAGCGCAGATGTCGGAGATGATCGAGGCCTTCAACTCCGGCGATGTCCGCCGTGCAGGCGAGCTTCACCGGCAGCTGTTTCCGGTCTTCAAGGGGCTGTTCGAGTGTCCTCAGCCGCTGCCCAATCCCTCGGCAGTGAAGTATGCACTGGGGCTGCGCGGGATGGATGTCGGCTCGGTCCGTCTGCCGCTGGTTTCACCGACGGAAGAAGAGGGGGCTTTCATTGCGGCCTTACTAAGACAAGATAGTCCAGGCATGGATAAGTGA
- the dpsA gene encoding dipicolinate synthase subunit DpsA: MLTGIRIVFLGGDARQIEVIRKCVELDAAVSVAGFDTWDAPCPGVSLELLSTELLGQADVLVLPAVGCDEEGYINALYSSERLQLKEEHIAALPSRAIVYTGMAKNYLRGLCAVHSLKLVELLNRDDVAIYNSIPTAEGALVMAIQNTDFTIHGSTSMVLGMGRTGFTMARTLQGMGATVKVGVRKQEHFARAAEMGWKPFMTEDLLLHAPEADLIFNTIPAMIINAQVLSRLQPHCVIIDLASAPGGCDFRYAEKRGIKAMLAPGLPGIVAPKSAGIIMAGALVQSISDETLIRGDE; encoded by the coding sequence ATGCTTACTGGCATCAGGATCGTGTTCCTGGGCGGGGACGCGAGACAAATTGAAGTGATTCGGAAATGTGTGGAATTGGATGCGGCCGTAAGCGTTGCCGGATTCGATACATGGGATGCCCCATGCCCGGGGGTAAGCCTGGAACTGCTGTCGACTGAGCTGCTTGGTCAAGCGGATGTGCTGGTGCTGCCGGCGGTCGGCTGCGATGAGGAGGGTTACATTAACGCGTTATATTCTTCGGAACGCCTCCAGCTGAAGGAGGAGCATATTGCGGCTCTGCCGTCCCGGGCAATCGTATACACCGGCATGGCTAAAAACTATTTGCGCGGCCTTTGTGCCGTTCATTCCCTGAAGCTGGTGGAACTGCTGAACAGGGACGATGTGGCGATCTATAACTCTATTCCGACAGCGGAGGGAGCTTTGGTGATGGCCATACAGAACACGGACTTTACCATACACGGCTCCACATCGATGGTGCTGGGAATGGGCCGGACCGGGTTCACCATGGCCAGAACGCTCCAGGGAATGGGAGCAACGGTCAAAGTAGGCGTCAGGAAGCAGGAGCACTTTGCAAGAGCGGCGGAAATGGGCTGGAAGCCTTTTATGACAGAGGATTTGCTGCTGCATGCACCAGAGGCGGATCTGATCTTCAACACCATACCCGCTATGATTATCAACGCTCAGGTCCTGTCCCGGCTTCAGCCGCACTGCGTGATCATTGATTTGGCGTCCGCACCGGGCGGATGCGACTTCCGTTATGCCGAGAAGCGCGGGATCAAGGCGATGCTGGCACCGGGCCTGCCCGGGATTGTTGCCCCCAAGAGCGCCGGAATCATTATGGCAGGTGCACTGGTACAGTCGATATCGGACGAGACTTTAATCAGGGGGGATGAATGA
- the dapG gene encoding aspartate kinase translates to MGILVQKFGGTSLSTPVAREHVIRHVKRELASGFSLVVVVSAMGRKGEPYATDTLLDLAVQSGNSLPDRERDLLMCCGEIISAANLCGLLEQEGIRSTVLTGAQAGFLTDNSYGNARILDVRTERILRELREHKVVIVTGFQGQTEAGDFTTLGRGGSDTSATALGAALRADMVDIYTDVDGILTADPRIVEDARQLTYVSYTEICNMAYQGAKVIHPRAVEIAMQAQIPVRVRSTFSEAEGTLVTHPEGFSDVSHGVVDRFVTGVAYVSNITQISVECPEGNGTGVQLQIFKSMADNGISVDFINVTPTEAVYTVFDDKSEQAIAALQELGLRPKSLSGCAKVSVIGGGINGVPGIMAHIVEALSSQNIQILQSADSNTTIWVLVKKEDMVQSVRALHAKFELHR, encoded by the coding sequence ATGGGTATTTTGGTGCAAAAATTCGGCGGAACCTCACTCTCCACACCAGTGGCCAGAGAACACGTAATCCGTCATGTCAAACGGGAGCTGGCCAGCGGGTTCAGCCTGGTGGTTGTAGTCTCGGCTATGGGCCGCAAGGGGGAACCCTATGCTACCGATACACTGCTTGATCTGGCGGTTCAGAGCGGGAATTCACTGCCGGACCGGGAACGTGATCTGCTGATGTGCTGCGGGGAGATCATCTCGGCGGCCAATCTGTGCGGTCTGCTAGAGCAGGAGGGCATTCGGTCGACGGTGCTGACAGGGGCGCAAGCCGGATTCCTGACCGACAACAGCTATGGCAATGCCAGAATCCTGGATGTGCGGACAGAACGCATTCTACGGGAACTGCGTGAGCATAAAGTAGTAATAGTAACCGGTTTCCAGGGCCAGACTGAAGCGGGTGATTTCACCACGCTGGGCCGCGGAGGAAGCGACACCTCAGCTACAGCCCTTGGGGCCGCGCTGCGTGCGGATATGGTAGATATCTATACGGATGTGGACGGAATTCTCACCGCTGATCCGCGGATTGTGGAAGATGCAAGGCAGCTTACTTATGTCAGCTACACCGAGATTTGTAACATGGCGTATCAGGGAGCCAAGGTCATTCATCCGCGGGCTGTGGAGATTGCCATGCAGGCCCAGATTCCGGTGCGTGTACGCTCGACCTTCTCCGAAGCGGAAGGGACGCTTGTGACCCATCCAGAGGGCTTCAGCGATGTATCCCATGGAGTCGTGGACCGGTTCGTCACTGGTGTTGCCTATGTCAGTAATATTACGCAGATCTCGGTGGAATGTCCGGAGGGTAACGGCACCGGCGTGCAACTGCAGATTTTCAAGAGTATGGCCGATAACGGAATCAGCGTGGACTTTATCAATGTGACACCGACCGAGGCCGTATATACAGTGTTCGATGACAAGTCGGAGCAGGCGATTGCCGCGCTTCAAGAGCTGGGCCTGCGTCCCAAGAGCTTGTCCGGCTGTGCCAAGGTCTCCGTCATCGGCGGAGGCATCAACGGCGTTCCGGGAATCATGGCGCATATCGTCGAGGCGCTCAGCTCGCAGAACATCCAGATTCTGCAGTCTGCCGATTCCAACACAACCATCTGGGTTCTCGTGAAAAAAGAAGATATGGTGCAGTCGGTTCGCGCCCTGCATGCCAAGTTTGAATTGCACCGCTGA
- a CDS encoding ATP-dependent Clp protease proteolytic subunit translates to MEITEASKAGGGRNEEILPGEIKPAVNEPVPPGIPGPVGVLKELGQTAVPTGEPDIFCMTIIGQIEGHFVLPPHNKTTKYEHIIPQLVAAEQNKTIKGLLIILNTVGGDVEAGLAIAEMIASLSKPTVTVVIGGGHSIGVPIAVSSTYSIIAESATMTIHPIRMNGLVIGVPQTFEYMERMQERMVKFVTSHSRITESQFKDLMFKTGELNRDIGTAVGGQDAVRFGLMDEVGGIGAALAHLNRMIAAVPAMTNDTLPQGGLTQ, encoded by the coding sequence ATGGAAATTACAGAAGCAAGCAAGGCGGGCGGAGGGCGTAACGAAGAAATCCTGCCAGGGGAGATAAAGCCCGCAGTGAATGAGCCGGTTCCTCCTGGAATACCGGGACCTGTGGGGGTGCTTAAGGAATTGGGGCAGACAGCGGTTCCGACAGGAGAGCCGGATATTTTTTGTATGACGATTATTGGACAGATTGAAGGGCATTTCGTCTTGCCGCCGCATAACAAGACCACGAAATACGAGCATATTATTCCCCAGCTTGTTGCCGCCGAGCAGAATAAGACCATCAAGGGGCTGCTGATTATTCTTAATACGGTTGGTGGGGATGTAGAGGCTGGGCTGGCTATAGCGGAGATGATCGCTTCCTTGTCGAAGCCTACGGTCACAGTTGTTATCGGCGGCGGTCACAGCATCGGCGTGCCTATAGCGGTATCCTCCACGTATTCTATTATTGCTGAAAGTGCAACCATGACGATCCATCCGATCCGGATGAACGGCCTGGTGATCGGCGTGCCGCAGACCTTCGAGTACATGGAGCGGATGCAGGAGCGGATGGTGAAATTCGTGACCTCTCATTCCCGCATCACGGAATCACAGTTCAAGGATCTGATGTTCAAGACCGGAGAGCTTAACCGGGACATCGGTACCGCAGTAGGTGGTCAGGATGCCGTCAGATTCGGCTTGATGGATGAAGTGGGCGGAATCGGCGCCGCGTTGGCCCACCTGAACCGGATGATTGCCGCTGTGCCAGCTATGACGAACGATACGCTTCCGCAAGGGGGGCTGACCCAATGA
- a CDS encoding dipicolinate synthase subunit B, producing the protein MDWHGKTVGYAITGSHCTFAEVMPQIQRFMDSGANVVPIVSASVLNTDTRFGTSENWLKQLKDITGNDIISTIVEAEPLGPSKLLDVLTIAPCTGNTTSKLANAMTDSPVLMAAKSQMRNGRPLVLAISTNDGLGLNAANIAKLLVAKHIYFVPFGQDNPEGKPNSLVAQMDLIPEACYAALQGNQLQPMLVQRFHSA; encoded by the coding sequence ATGGATTGGCACGGAAAAACAGTAGGTTATGCCATTACCGGCTCACACTGCACCTTCGCTGAGGTGATGCCGCAGATTCAGCGGTTCATGGACTCAGGAGCGAATGTGGTGCCGATTGTGTCTGCTTCGGTACTGAATACGGACACCCGCTTTGGAACCTCGGAAAATTGGTTAAAACAGTTGAAAGATATAACAGGGAATGATATCATTTCTACAATTGTTGAAGCGGAGCCGCTGGGTCCTTCCAAGCTGCTGGATGTGCTGACGATTGCTCCCTGCACAGGGAACACAACAAGCAAGCTGGCGAATGCGATGACGGACAGTCCGGTGCTGATGGCAGCCAAATCACAGATGCGCAACGGGCGTCCGCTGGTGCTGGCGATCTCGACGAATGACGGACTCGGACTTAACGCGGCGAATATTGCGAAGCTACTGGTAGCCAAACATATTTATTTCGTCCCGTTCGGACAGGATAACCCGGAGGGGAAGCCGAATTCGCTGGTGGCGCAGATGGATCTCATTCCTGAGGCCTGCTACGCCGCCCTGCAGGGCAACCAGTTGCAGCCTATGCTGGTACAACGATTTCATTCTGCATAG
- a CDS encoding ribonuclease J: MSKKNNNNNDKLTIFALGGVGEIGKNMYVVQYGNDIVVVDAGLKFPEEDMLGIDIVIPDISYLTENRDKVRGIVLTHGHEDHIGGLSYVLKNLNVPVYGTRLTLGLVENKLKEANLLGETKRILINEDSEVELGTSLKVTFFRTNHSIPDSVGVCIETPEGNVVHTGDFKFDHTPVNGQFANLHRMAEIGSKGVLALLSDSTNAEKPGFTPSEKNVGIVLEDIFRKAEQRVVVATFASNVHRIQQVVNASEATGRKITVIGRSMVNVVSIASELGYLHIPDGMLIEPEEMNRMAGNRVVVLCTGSQGEPMSALTRMARSSHRKVDIMPGDTVIIAATPVPGNEKYVGRTIDELFRLGANVIYSGSNSGVHVSGHGSQEELKLMLNLMKPKYFMPIHGEYRMQRKHALLAESVGVEPSNIFITELGEVIEISGGAARRAGKVTAGNVLIDGLGVGDVGNIVLRDRKLLSQDGILVVVVTLSKQNGAIVSGPDIISRGFVYVRESEGLLDEANRIVSGTLQRLMSEKVNEWASLKTSVKDSLGRFLYEQTRRRPMILPIIMEV; the protein is encoded by the coding sequence TTGTCCAAAAAAAACAATAACAACAACGACAAACTGACGATATTCGCACTTGGCGGAGTCGGTGAAATTGGCAAGAACATGTACGTAGTTCAGTACGGTAACGACATTGTAGTCGTAGACGCCGGTCTGAAGTTCCCTGAAGAAGATATGCTGGGTATTGATATCGTAATACCGGATATCTCCTACCTCACTGAGAACCGTGACAAGGTAAGAGGAATTGTACTTACCCACGGACATGAGGATCACATTGGCGGATTGTCTTATGTGCTTAAGAACCTGAATGTTCCTGTATACGGAACAAGACTGACCCTGGGCCTTGTAGAGAACAAGCTCAAGGAAGCCAACCTGCTGGGTGAAACTAAGCGGATTCTGATTAACGAGGATTCCGAGGTTGAACTGGGCACATCGCTTAAGGTAACCTTCTTCAGAACGAATCACAGTATTCCGGATTCTGTCGGGGTATGCATTGAGACACCAGAGGGCAACGTTGTCCACACCGGTGACTTCAAGTTCGACCACACGCCAGTCAACGGTCAATTTGCCAATCTGCACCGCATGGCTGAGATCGGATCGAAGGGCGTTCTGGCCTTGCTGTCAGACAGCACCAATGCCGAGAAGCCGGGCTTCACACCTTCGGAGAAGAATGTCGGCATCGTGCTGGAGGATATTTTCCGCAAAGCTGAACAGCGTGTGGTGGTAGCAACCTTTGCTTCCAACGTGCATCGTATTCAACAGGTAGTGAACGCTTCTGAAGCAACCGGACGCAAAATTACCGTTATTGGACGAAGCATGGTTAACGTAGTATCCATTGCTTCCGAGCTTGGATATCTGCATATCCCTGACGGCATGCTCATTGAGCCTGAAGAGATGAACAGAATGGCAGGCAACCGTGTTGTAGTACTGTGTACAGGCAGCCAAGGCGAGCCGATGTCGGCGCTGACACGCATGGCGCGTTCCAGCCACCGCAAGGTAGATATTATGCCGGGCGACACCGTTATTATTGCGGCTACACCGGTACCGGGTAATGAGAAATATGTAGGCCGTACCATTGATGAATTGTTCCGTCTGGGTGCCAACGTTATATACAGCGGCTCCAACTCCGGCGTTCACGTATCCGGTCACGGCAGCCAGGAAGAGCTGAAGCTGATGCTCAACCTGATGAAGCCGAAATACTTCATGCCTATCCACGGTGAATACCGGATGCAGCGCAAGCATGCACTTCTGGCGGAGTCTGTTGGCGTAGAGCCAAGCAATATCTTCATCACCGAGCTGGGTGAAGTGATTGAGATCTCCGGTGGAGCTGCCCGCAGAGCGGGTAAGGTAACTGCCGGTAACGTACTGATCGACGGGCTGGGTGTCGGCGATGTAGGTAACATTGTGCTGCGTGACCGTAAGCTGTTGTCGCAGGATGGTATTCTGGTGGTTGTGGTTACCCTCAGCAAGCAGAACGGAGCGATTGTCTCCGGTCCTGACATCATCTCACGCGGATTCGTATATGTGCGGGAATCGGAAGGTCTCCTGGACGAAGCGAACCGCATTGTCTCGGGAACGCTGCAGCGTCTGATGAGTGAGAAGGTCAATGAATGGGCTTCCCTGAAGACTAGTGTCAAAGACTCTCTCGGCCGTTTCCTCTATGAGCAGACCCGCCGCAGACCGATGATCCTGCCGATTATTATGGAAGTATAA
- a CDS encoding anti-sigma factor yields the protein MTAPWEEAEDQNIIQTLKKTKRKSMIRSILISVVVSVLMLIVVFYGAAQLVGRLSSNALYSEQQYMRISSPNEFNSGTRDNRGFLSGVLELQTYKIVDDVPVPWKNRWLNYNAWWFPFTTGAYGGSNNLTVQDAKMKQEGYEYYRAYNSYNGQRELAFYIPGVNYGGSILNDLPELDKMNADKRVELAVSFDKDYSFEEVKSLLPAGAKPVWYWVDTYDDREGFNFKPYPNENDPAKMNYPAPMSANYGVYGFGVQPDWDQAKPDDFIGSVEVGVSKKDIHYSEYQRIYNYLKKDKAAPEAGDVRILGVVVTGKADSLKSLKGQAYVHGAVLGAVVDKY from the coding sequence ATGACAGCCCCATGGGAAGAAGCAGAAGACCAGAATATTATCCAGACCCTGAAAAAAACCAAACGGAAGAGCATGATTCGCAGTATCCTGATTTCAGTTGTGGTCAGTGTGCTTATGCTGATTGTCGTATTCTACGGTGCAGCGCAACTGGTAGGCCGCCTGTCCTCCAATGCCCTGTACAGTGAGCAGCAGTATATGAGGATCAGCAGCCCTAATGAATTTAATTCAGGCACTAGGGACAATAGAGGTTTTCTATCAGGAGTCCTTGAACTTCAAACCTATAAAATCGTCGATGATGTGCCCGTTCCCTGGAAGAATAGATGGCTCAATTACAACGCCTGGTGGTTCCCTTTCACAACAGGTGCCTATGGAGGCTCTAATAATCTAACCGTACAGGATGCCAAGATGAAGCAGGAAGGTTATGAGTATTACCGGGCGTATAATTCCTATAACGGGCAGAGGGAGCTTGCATTCTATATTCCAGGCGTCAATTACGGCGGTAGCATTCTAAATGATCTTCCCGAGCTGGACAAGATGAACGCAGACAAACGGGTGGAACTGGCCGTATCCTTTGACAAGGATTATTCGTTTGAAGAGGTGAAAAGCCTGCTACCCGCAGGCGCAAAGCCAGTCTGGTACTGGGTCGATACGTATGATGACCGCGAGGGGTTCAACTTCAAGCCGTATCCAAATGAGAATGATCCCGCTAAAATGAACTATCCGGCCCCGATGAGTGCGAATTATGGAGTCTACGGATTTGGTGTTCAGCCGGATTGGGATCAGGCGAAGCCTGATGATTTCATTGGCTCAGTGGAGGTCGGTGTTAGCAAGAAAGACATTCATTATAGTGAATATCAGCGGATCTACAATTATTTGAAAAAGGATAAGGCGGCGCCGGAAGCCGGTGATGTCCGGATATTGGGCGTAGTTGTGACCGGCAAGGCTGACAGCTTGAAAAGTCTGAAAGGCCAGGCTTATGTGCATGGAGCAGTACTGGGAGCCGTGGTGGACAAATATTAA
- a CDS encoding DNA translocase FtsK, translated as MAKRRRKKKKALLGSVLKYEIYGILLITISVIALSGEAAVGRTLSSMAGYLLGRFYFVLPLAGIFYGLMVMIHRKWPSTWNSRYTGGLLLLLSMCLMSTISAMQQKLGPIGMLHPGNVLSQIHNDLSGALSPGAGDSSVYMLGKDISGGYIGALEYAALLWLFGNLGAKLLMIVLLAISFMLITNLSYVELFTLLRVRAVKLIEGIKLRAANRPAAVPVVNSRPARASRVTTPEPADDDDYFEEDDGSDQQLPRRGQSKLLGRITGWFSGSARQNQPEVMDDLEVELPDIIITDPRTGPVISGMTAAGGAPLEEYGEEDFPYEELEPVTPIIRDFFEHIRSEGLNAEDREEWSEFSPAARGGAATGTGAGNLTRAGADPAPSGGSEEDILPVELDGLLGTSEEGASAPVIPPPPPPKPYKLPSFRLLAKPNNGAKAGDQNDYMQTARKLEATLESFGVRAKVLEVVRGPAVTRYEIQPDIGVKVSRIVNLTDDIALALAAKDIRMEAPIPGKSAIGIEVPNSEVSVVTMREVMETQIFQEADSRLSIAFGRDISGQTIIGNLAKMPHLLVAGATGSGKSVCINGIITSILYKAKPNEVKFLMVDPKMVELNVYNGIPHLLAPVVTDPKRASLALKKIVVEMEKRYELFSKSGTRNMEGYNNLMKDNPAAVLPYIVVIVDELADLMMVAANDVEDAICRLAQMARAAGIHLIIATQRPSVDVITGLIKANIPSRIAFGVSSNVDSRTILDMPGAEKLLGRGDMLFLPMGASKPIRVQGAFMSDQEVETIVQYVSSQGEANYDESLVPEVDDTLSEDQEPQDELYEQAVQIVLEAKQASVSLLQRRMRVGYTRAARLIDSMEARGVIGPYEGSKPREVLMSLEQYQHGRLTS; from the coding sequence GTGGCTAAACGGAGAAGAAAGAAGAAGAAAGCACTGCTGGGCAGTGTTTTAAAATATGAAATCTACGGAATTCTGCTGATTACGATTTCCGTCATTGCTTTGTCAGGGGAAGCGGCTGTCGGCCGTACGCTCTCAAGCATGGCGGGCTATTTGCTTGGCAGATTCTATTTTGTGCTGCCGCTGGCGGGTATTTTCTACGGCCTGATGGTAATGATTCACAGGAAATGGCCGTCCACCTGGAACAGCCGCTATACCGGCGGCCTGCTCCTGCTGTTGTCCATGTGCCTGATGAGTACCATATCGGCTATGCAGCAGAAGCTGGGTCCAATTGGGATGCTGCATCCGGGCAATGTACTGTCTCAAATACATAATGATTTATCCGGCGCCCTCTCACCGGGCGCCGGCGACAGCAGCGTATACATGCTGGGCAAGGATATCAGCGGGGGGTACATCGGCGCGCTTGAATACGCTGCGCTCCTATGGCTGTTCGGCAATCTGGGCGCTAAGCTGCTGATGATTGTATTGCTGGCCATCAGCTTCATGCTGATTACTAATCTCTCCTATGTAGAGCTGTTTACCTTACTCCGGGTAAGGGCCGTCAAGCTGATTGAAGGAATTAAGCTCCGGGCGGCTAACCGCCCTGCTGCTGTTCCGGTGGTGAACAGCAGACCGGCTAGAGCCAGCAGAGTTACAACGCCTGAACCTGCGGATGATGACGATTACTTCGAAGAGGATGACGGATCGGATCAGCAGCTGCCAAGACGCGGACAGTCGAAGCTGCTGGGTAGAATTACCGGATGGTTCAGCGGGTCTGCCCGCCAGAATCAGCCGGAAGTCATGGATGATCTGGAGGTAGAGCTGCCCGATATTATCATTACTGATCCGCGTACGGGTCCGGTCATCTCCGGAATGACAGCAGCGGGAGGTGCTCCTCTGGAGGAGTATGGCGAGGAGGACTTCCCGTATGAGGAGCTTGAGCCTGTTACGCCGATCATCCGGGACTTCTTCGAGCATATCCGCTCTGAAGGGCTGAATGCCGAGGACCGGGAGGAATGGAGCGAGTTCTCACCAGCGGCGCGTGGCGGTGCCGCCACTGGTACAGGCGCTGGTAACCTGACGAGAGCGGGAGCAGATCCTGCTCCGTCAGGGGGATCCGAGGAGGATATCCTGCCTGTGGAGCTGGACGGGCTGTTGGGAACGTCAGAGGAGGGGGCATCGGCTCCGGTTATACCGCCTCCACCTCCGCCCAAGCCGTACAAGCTGCCGTCGTTCCGTTTGCTGGCTAAGCCCAATAACGGGGCGAAGGCGGGCGATCAGAATGATTATATGCAGACGGCACGCAAGCTGGAGGCTACACTGGAGAGCTTCGGTGTAAGGGCGAAGGTGCTGGAAGTGGTTCGTGGACCAGCGGTGACCCGGTATGAGATTCAGCCGGATATCGGCGTGAAGGTCAGCCGGATTGTCAATCTCACCGATGACATCGCGCTGGCACTGGCTGCCAAGGATATCCGTATGGAAGCGCCGATTCCCGGCAAATCAGCCATCGGCATTGAAGTGCCGAATTCAGAAGTCTCGGTCGTCACCATGCGGGAAGTAATGGAGACACAGATTTTCCAGGAGGCGGATTCGCGGCTATCCATTGCTTTCGGACGGGATATCTCCGGCCAGACGATTATCGGCAATCTCGCCAAGATGCCCCATCTGCTGGTAGCAGGAGCAACCGGCTCCGGTAAATCGGTCTGCATTAATGGTATTATTACCAGCATTCTATATAAGGCTAAGCCGAATGAAGTGAAATTCCTTATGGTTGACCCTAAGATGGTTGAGCTGAATGTATATAACGGCATTCCGCATTTGCTCGCCCCTGTAGTTACAGACCCTAAGCGTGCCAGTCTGGCGTTGAAGAAGATTGTGGTGGAGATGGAGAAGCGGTATGAACTGTTCTCCAAATCCGGCACACGCAATATGGAAGGCTATAATAACTTGATGAAGGATAATCCGGCAGCAGTACTGCCGTATATCGTTGTCATCGTGGACGAGCTTGCCGATCTGATGATGGTTGCCGCCAATGATGTAGAGGATGCCATCTGCCGGCTTGCCCAGATGGCGCGGGCGGCGGGGATTCATCTGATTATCGCCACACAGCGTCCTTCGGTGGATGTTATTACCGGCCTGATTAAGGCGAATATTCCTTCGCGTATTGCCTTCGGAGTCTCCTCGAATGTGGACTCCCGGACCATTCTGGATATGCCGGGTGCCGAGAAGCTGCTCGGACGCGGCGATATGCTGTTCCTGCCGATGGGGGCTTCCAAGCCGATCCGTGTTCAGGGTGCTTTTATGAGCGATCAGGAAGTGGAGACGATTGTGCAGTATGTCAGCAGCCAGGGGGAAGCGAATTATGATGAATCGCTTGTGCCTGAGGTAGACGACACCTTGAGCGAGGATCAGGAGCCGCAGGATGAATTGTATGAACAGGCTGTCCAGATTGTTCTGGAAGCCAAGCAGGCCTCTGTATCGCTGCTTCAGCGGCGTATGCGCGTCGGTTACACCCGTGCCGCACGCTTGATCGACTCAATGGAGGCCAGAGGCGTAATCGGCCCTTACGAGGGCAGCAAG
- a CDS encoding RNA polymerase sigma factor, with translation MEPRDMEKVLQPKLAEIRRYLIRLGAGASDAEDIVQDTVYKALLYLDAIDERKFSAWLYKVAINRYFDHCRSQKRYQYSGEEVEEHPAHEQELPEVVLLRRERKEEIEGVLARLHPVNKQLILLKYEMELSYKEISAMLGISEGRVKATLYRARQQFQQLYGGEGE, from the coding sequence ATGGAGCCAAGAGACATGGAGAAGGTGCTCCAACCCAAACTGGCGGAGATCCGCCGCTACTTGATCCGCCTCGGCGCCGGAGCCTCAGATGCAGAAGATATTGTGCAGGACACGGTGTACAAGGCGCTGCTGTATCTGGATGCGATCGATGAGCGCAAATTCAGCGCATGGTTGTACAAGGTTGCAATTAACCGGTATTTTGACCATTGCCGCAGTCAGAAGAGATATCAGTATAGCGGCGAGGAAGTGGAGGAACATCCGGCCCATGAGCAGGAGTTGCCGGAAGTGGTGCTGCTGCGCAGGGAACGGAAGGAAGAGATTGAAGGAGTGTTGGCGCGGCTCCATCCGGTGAATAAGCAGCTGATTCTGCTGAAATATGAAATGGAGTTATCCTACAAGGAGATCTCCGCCATGCTCGGCATTTCTGAAGGAAGAGTGAAAGCTACTCTTTATCGGGCCAGACAGCAATTTCAACAATTATACGGAGGTGAGGGCGAATGA